In Xenopus tropicalis strain Nigerian chromosome 5, UCB_Xtro_10.0, whole genome shotgun sequence, one genomic interval encodes:
- the LOC100491450 gene encoding uncharacterized protein LOC100491450, with product MFLCILKRTKISEGRGRPSCPAVMGPARLYSFIIFLEIFLLFFGTTSAVNVENFSLFKPKLILKAHTTNIIPCAFHTRRPLNPLKVQLEWGVIPTGERDYKPLVHLFGDHVNTASPELNEKYKLFIPLVAKGNCSLVINPTNIEDSGTYQVKLIIKEKVYEPLSSIKIKVVDHPKAKSRAAKPMKEATAIIPAETTKAPNTNAPKENDDDVISDVILPLLKGHEMAFGIAVISIIIGLAAWSLIGLIICIRYCQRNKKGHTGDVENPS from the exons ATGTTTCTGTGCATCTTGAAAAGAACT aAGATCTCTGAAGGCCGTGGGAGACCCTCCTGCCCAGCAGTGATGGGTCCTGCGCGCCTTTATTCTTTTATCATCTTTCTTGAaatatttcttctgttttttgGTACCACATCAG cTGTGAATGTTGAAAATTTTTCTTTATTCAAACCAAAGCTGATACTGAAGGCACATACTACGAATATTATCCCATGTGCATTTCATACTCGGCGTCCCCTTAATCCATTAAAAGTGCAATTGGAATGGGGTGTAATCCCAACAGGGGAACGCGATTACAAACCTTTGGTGCATCTTTTTGGAGACCATGTCAATACGGCATCACCTGAGCTCAATGAAAAGTACAAGCTTTTTATACCCCTGGTGGCAAAAGGAAACTGTTCTCTGGTGATCAATCCCACGAACATCGAAGACAGTGGGACTTATCAGGTTAAACTGATAATTAAAGAAAAGGTGTATGAGCCACTAtcatctataaaaataaaagttgtggATCATCCCAAAG CCAAGTCCCGGGCTGCTAAGCCTATGAAAGAAGCTACAGCTATTATACCAGCGGAGACTACTAAAGCGCCAAACACAAATGCACCAAAAGAAAATGATGATGATGTCATTAGCGATGTCATCCTGCCACTACTGAAAGGACATGAGATGGCATTTGGTATAGCAGTGATATCTATTATAATAGGCCTTGCTGCTTGGTCATTGATAGGACTCATTATATG TATTAGGTATTGCCAAAGGAATAAGAAAGGCCACACTGGTGATGTAGAAAATCCATCATAA